Genomic window (Primulina eburnea isolate SZY01 chromosome 8, ASM2296580v1, whole genome shotgun sequence):
AAGCTTCCCCTTTTCTGGCAATGGCCTGTCGAGTAAGATGGGAAGCTCTGCTTCCACCTCTTCTGCTGGCTGCGGTGGCGCTGGTGGCGGCTGGAAGTGGGGTGGAGACGAAACAATACTCTCGTCGCAATCTGAGGAAGAGAAAACATTACTGAATTCAATCCCTTTTCTGGGATCATCTTCTTCAATGCTCGAAATCCCAGAATTCGGAGCAGATTGGTTCAACTTCTGCTGGATCAAAATCTTCTCAAAGAACACATTTTGGCACTTTTCTTGAGCTTCGTCTCTCTCTTTAATGGCTACGTGTAGCATTTCTCGGAGTTGGGCAATTTGTTCATCTCTGATTCTGAGCTCTTCCTCCAGCTCCATGTTCAGCAGCAAAGATTGCCTCCAATCGTCCATACTCTGTTTCAAGAACCAAATGTTGCTTAAATTAAGACCGTAAATTCTTGAAAAAGAAGTAAATTTGACAGAATTTTACATGATTCTTGATCGTGAAGAATGTGTAGAGATTCAAGCGAGAAGTTCTCATTACCTTTTCTTGGTGAAAATAAGTCCAATTTAGAGGAAGGAGGCCTTTTTGAACATCCATTAACAAAATGTATATAATTGGAGTGAGGAGGAGGGAGTTAGTGTGTACTTTTTTTTATATAGGACTTTTTTAGCAACTGTTAGCTTCCCTCCATTAACCCTTATATATTCGTTTGTTTAGTATTCACactcaattcttttttttttaaataagaatattttattcgtaaaaattaattataacaaATTGTTTTACActatataatttaaaacaattttacatatttatttatgctatttttattattattattttataatagaTGGTTATCTTGATGTCATGATCTACACCATTTCATctctaacataaaaagtaaGGAAATATCATCATAACACATTATAGATTGTCAGAAGAACAACAATCATCTTGTTCAATCGATTATTTTAGTTAATTTCTCAAAAAATCTTATAAAATAATTCTATAAGGTTTTTAATTATGAGATATTCTTACACAAAATTACTTTACATATGAAAatatttgacaaaaaaaaaactaatttacATACGTATGGACAAAAGCATTGGACTAACATTTCATTGTTAAATGATcgacaaaataaaatttattacgTTATTGTATATCAATAGTGTGCTCAAAGCGATATGATTTGAAAAACAAACATCGATTTTAATTCAAAGTGTCATGATTCGAGTCTACATCGTTCGAGGTAGAAGTTTCAAGCAAAATTCGACGTAATATCTTTCAGTGTCTTTATATttgtatgtatatgtaaataTAATACCATTTGTATGTATTTCTGATGCTCATAAAGATGGAATTATGAAATACAAGTGGGAATTAGATTTATGATAGTAAATACAATAATAGATCTTATGGAATTACTAATACACACTGCTCTTATGTAACAAAAATGTTTTAACAAAATTATTAACTTAAGTCTCAGAAAaacagaaacaaaaaaaaaaaagaaaagaaaagaaaagcatACAAAAACGTGTTTTCTTGTTGAGTCAAATTTCTCCACTTACAAGTTCAATCACATTTTTGGGAAAGATTAAACGATTATTTAAATttgtcaaaaaaattaattaatgttttTGTCACCTTTCTAATA
Coding sequences:
- the LOC140838038 gene encoding uncharacterized protein; protein product: MDVQKGLLPLNWTYFHQEKSMDDWRQSLLLNMELEEELRIRDEQIAQLREMLHVAIKERDEAQEKCQNVFFEKILIQQKLNQSAPNSGISSIEEDDPRKGIEFSNVFSSSDCDESIVSSPPHFQPPPAPPQPAEEVEAELPILLDRPLPEKGKLLQAVMKAGPLLQTLLLAGPLPRWRQPPPPLDTNQIPPPPVVIPSSPTPLPTLLSSQSSSQNNILKVNRKRGLSENPDSSPIELKYQKGFLQSPLMS